GAAGTGTCCCTATCGAGCCTAGTCACAATGTGAACCTGCTGATTTTCATAGTTTTGCTTGACATAGTAACCCTTAATAAAATTGGCAATGGTATTGGAGTGATTGACACTAGGAATAGAAGCAACTCCATAGGGTTTATTCAAGACTAGAAAATGATCATCCTCAAAGAGAATATCCAGTGGGCGCTCGATAGCTTCTAGAGTTTCAAAGCCTTCCTCAGCGGGAATATCAATGATAACGCGGTCTCCAATATCCAATAGATAAGTTGCATTTTGTGGTTGATCATTAACCAGAATAGCTCCGCCTCGAAACTTAATCTTAGCTAGCAGCCCCTTAGAAACCTCGTGCTTTTTTAAAAAGGTCTTAACCTTGACATGTTCATCTGCGATAAATTCAAACCTCATTCATCCACCTCGCCGATAAATGCATCCTTAACACGATTCCAGAAACTGGTGTGGCTCGGTGACGCGACAAAGTGAATCTTATGATGGTCAATTTGATACTCAATACGCTCAATATTGCGGAAGGAATAAACGCTATTGTCAACCGAAATGGTATGGTAATCGTTTCGCGTTGGAATGAGTTCAATCTTATCCTTCTTTGGAACAATAATGGACGAACCCAGCGTTCGATAGACACGATTATTAAGGCTGGCAATTTCCGTTAATTGCAAAGCTTCAATGGTTGGGTGTAAAACAGCTCCACCAAGCGACTTGTTATAGGCTGTACTACCAGTCGGTGTCGAAACTGTTAGCCCATCTCCACGAAAACGTTCAAAGTGGACACCGTTAATCACAACGTCCGCCACCATGGTTCGATCAGACCTGCGGATACTGGCTTCATTTAGTGCTCTAAAAATCTTCACTTCACCATTTTCAAGAAAGACCTTCACATTTAGAACAGGGTATGATACCTTTGCACCAGTATCTAGCTGCAAATTAGTCACTAGCTTATCCAACTCAAAATCACGGTAGTCCGTATAGAAGCCCAAATGTCCAGTGTGAACACCAATGAAGCGGACCTTGTCAAGCTGGTTTTCGTACTTATGAAAGGCCGACAAGAGCATACCATCCCCACCAATGGAGATGACAATGTCCGGATTGGTATCATTGAGTATAAACTGGTTTCTCTTCAAACGATCTCGCAATTCATACAAAACCCTTTGACTTTGCGGTTTTCTATTAGCTATCAGGTCAATTCGTTTACCTGTATTCTTCATCTGTATCGTCACTGTTTCCTACACCGTCATTTAATTTTCTACTCAAAGGATCAAAAAGAGCCTGGGCTTCCTGGATATCATCTCGAATTTTACCCATTTCTTCATCCAACTGATGGGCAATTTTGGCAGTAATTTCCAGTCTCTTTTTAATTTCCTCTGGGAAATCCCCTTGGTACTTGTAGTTGAGAGAATGTTCTATCGTTGCCCAGAAATTCATGGCCAAAGTACGAATTTGAATTTCCGCCAAAATGGTCTTGGCTCCATTGATGGTGTCAACCATATATTCTACTACCACATGATAGGAACGGTAGCCTGAAGCCTTTCGATGAGTAATGTAATCTCGCTCTTGTACAATCCGCATATCCTGACGCTTGCGCAAAATAGCCACAACTTCTTGGACGTCATCTACAAACTGGACCATCACACGCAAACCAGCAATATCCTGTAAATCGTGTTCCAAGGTCGCATAAGTAATACCACGTCGAGCCATTTTTTCCTTGATACTTTCAATTGGCTTGACTCGACCAGTCACAAACTCAATCGGAGAATGCTTATTTTGCTTACGATATTGCTTACGAATACCACGTAGTTTAATCTTTAACTCACCAACAGCTTGAATGTAAGGATCTAGAAATTCTTCCCATTCTAAGGTCATATATTCTCCCTTGTTCCCATATTATCCTTCAAAAATATCTTTGATTTTTTCTCCAGATTCATATACAATAAATACAAAGCTATTATATCATATAATCCGCTTTCAACGATAAAGAAAAGGTAAGAAAATTGAAACATTTAGAAATTGAATTGAAAACACTCTTGAAAAAAGATGAATATGATCGTCTAAAAGACCAGTTCACAGGTGTCACTCCTGTTCTTCAAAAAAATTACTACATAGACACACCTGATTTTGAACTGCGAGAAAAGAAAGTTGCTATGCGCATTCGAACCTTTGAAGACTGGGCAGAATTGACACTCAAAGTCCCGCAAAGTGTTGGAAACATGGAATACAATCAAAAATTGCAACTAAAAGATGCTGAAAACTACCTGAGCAAGGAAGAACTTCCTCAAGGACTAGTACTGGATGAATTGGCGAAACATGGTATTAAAACTAGTGAATGGCAGATTCTTGGTTGTCTAACGACACTTCGCTATGAAATGCAATCAGCTATTGGTCTCATGGCGCTGGATGAAAGTCAGTACTTTGATATTACAGATTACGAATTAGAGCTTGAAGTTGAAAATCACGAGCAAGGGAAACAGGATTTCCAACAATTTTTAGAGGAAAATCAGATTGATTATCAAAAAGCTCCCTCAAAATTGGTCCGATTTGTCAAAAGCATGAAAAATAGCTGAAATAATCTCTATTTTTTGGTAGAATAGAAAAGATAAAATACAAAAATCCCAGTTCATATAGGCTAGGCAGATATTACTAGGATTTAAAAAGTTTACAGAGGACGGTCTATAATGTCAGATAGAAAAAACATGAAACTTTTCGCACTCAACTCTAACCAAGAGATTGCACAGAAAATTGCTCAAGCTGTTGGTGTCCCACTTGGAAAACTATCATCACGTCAATTTTCAGACGGAGAAATCCAAGTAAATATCGAAGAAAGTGTCCGTGGTTATGATGTGTACATCATCCAATCAACAAGTTTCCCTGTTAACAACCACCTAATGGAATTGTTAATCATGGTTGATGCTTGTGTGCGCGCAAGTGCCCACAGTATCAACGTTGTCCTTCCATATTTTGGCTATGCACGTCAAGACCGCATCGCTTCACCTCGTGAGCCACTTACAGCGAAACTTGTTGCTAATATGCTGGTTAAAGCTGGTGTTGATCGCATCCTTACACTTGATTTACATGCCGTTCAGGTTCAAGGCTTCTTTGATATTCCTGTTGACAACCTCTTCACAGTTCCCCTATTTGCAAAACATTATTGCGATAAGGGCTTACTTGGCTCAGATGTTGTTGTTGTTAGCCCTAAAAATTCAGGGGTAAAACGTGCCCGTAGCTTGGCTGAATATCTTGATGCTCCTATCGCCATTATCGACTACCCTCAAGACGATGCAACTCGCAACGAAGGCTATATCATCGGTGATGTTGAAGGTAAAAAAGCCATCTTGATTGATGATATTTTAAATACAGGACGTACCTTCTCTGAAGCTGCTAAAATCGTTGAACGTGAAGGGGCTACAGAAATTTATGCTGTTTCTAGCCACGGCCTCTTCGTCGAAGGAGCTGCTGAACTTCTTGACAATACTAATATTAAGGAAATTCTTGTGACTGATTCAGTAGCAACAAAAGAAAAAACTCCTAAAAACGTATGCTACATCACTGCTAGTAAGTTAATTGGTGATGCTATCGTCCGTATCCACGAAAGAAAACCAGTCAGCCCACTCTTTGCCTACAACAAAAAGAAATAAGGTGATTCTTTGATTTATTTGGACAATGCTGCAACGACTCCCATGTCAGCAGTTGCTATTTCAGCGATGACCAAGGTTATGCAAGAAACCCACGGAAACCCTTCTAGTATTCATGGGCATGGTCGTCAAGCTGGCAAACTCTTGCGAGAAGCCCGCCAGGAACTAGCTCAGTTACTGGGGACAAAACCTCAACATATCTTTTTCACTTCTGGTGGAACCGAAGGCAACAATACTGCTATCATTGGTTACTGCCTTCGTCACCAAGAACAAGGAAAACATATTATCACAACTGCTATTGAGCACCATGCTGTCCTTGAAACCATTGATTACTTGGTTCAACACTTTGGGTTTGAAGCAACCATTATCCAGCCAGAAAATCAAGAAATCACCGCCCAGCAAATTCAAGAGGCCTTACGTGACGATACGATTTTGGTTTCTACCATGTTTGCCAATAATGAGACTGGAAACCTACTGCCCATTGCTGAAATTGGCCAAATACTCAAGCAACACCCAGCCGCCTATCATGTCGATGCAGTTCAGGCTATTGGTAAAATCCCTATACACCCAGAAGAATTGGGCATTGATTTTCTCACTGCTTCTGCCCACAAGTTCCATGGTCCTAAGGGAATCGGTTTTCTCTACGCATCTAGCATGGATTTTGATTCCTATCTTCATGGCGGAGACCAAGAACAGAAAAAACGAGCCGGAACTGAAAATCTAGCTGCCATCGTGGGTATGGTTGCAGCCCTAAAAGAAGACCTAGAAAAACAGGAAGAACATTTCCAACATGTACAAAATCTAGAAACTGCCTTTCTTGCAGAGCTAGAAGGAATTCAGTATTACGTGAATAGAGGACAACATCATCTCCCTTATGTTCTCAATATTGGATTTCCTGATCAGAAAAATGACCTTTTACTCCTTCGGCTAGATTTGGCTGGAATTTCTATCTCTACTGGCTCAGCCTGTACGGCAGGCATTGTCCAATCCAGCCATGTTCTTGAAGCCATGTACAGGGCAAATTCAGAACGCTTGAAGGAATCCGTTCGTATCAGTTTGTCGCCACAAAATACTGTTGAAGACCTACAAACCCTCGCAAAAACCTTAAAAGAAATTATCGGAGGTTAGCCATATGGCATTTGAAAAAACCATTCAGTTAAAAAATTGTCGTTACGACTACACTCTTAGCCCTTCTGTTAAAAAATTCACCCTCAAAGATAACACCTTTTTTGAGACTAAGGTTGGTAACTATGAATTGACTCGCCTTTTGGAAAAAGTGCCAAACAGCGGTGAAGGCTTCCAACTCAAAATCATCATTAACAAGGAACTTACAGGGGCTAAAATCAATATCACTGACAAGTTTGGTCTTCGTCTAGTTGATATTTTCAAATCAGAAGACCACCACATTCATCAGGAAAAATTCTACTTCCTCATGGATAGCTTGGTAGAACGTGGTGTCTTTACAAAATCAGAAAGATAGGTCCCATATGTTTGAATTGACCTATAAGGACAGCTATCATGTAGAGCGTACACTCAAGTATGAGGATTATGAAGCTCTCATGCTGGCTTTGTCAGGATGTGTGACCCTGCCAGATACACTTTATGTAA
The Streptococcus toyakuensis genome window above contains:
- a CDS encoding NAD kinase, which translates into the protein MKNTGKRIDLIANRKPQSQRVLYELRDRLKRNQFILNDTNPDIVISIGGDGMLLSAFHKYENQLDKVRFIGVHTGHLGFYTDYRDFELDKLVTNLQLDTGAKVSYPVLNVKVFLENGEVKIFRALNEASIRRSDRTMVADVVINGVHFERFRGDGLTVSTPTGSTAYNKSLGGAVLHPTIEALQLTEIASLNNRVYRTLGSSIIVPKKDKIELIPTRNDYHTISVDNSVYSFRNIERIEYQIDHHKIHFVASPSHTSFWNRVKDAFIGEVDE
- a CDS encoding GTP pyrophosphokinase, with translation MTLEWEEFLDPYIQAVGELKIKLRGIRKQYRKQNKHSPIEFVTGRVKPIESIKEKMARRGITYATLEHDLQDIAGLRVMVQFVDDVQEVVAILRKRQDMRIVQERDYITHRKASGYRSYHVVVEYMVDTINGAKTILAEIQIRTLAMNFWATIEHSLNYKYQGDFPEEIKKRLEITAKIAHQLDEEMGKIRDDIQEAQALFDPLSRKLNDGVGNSDDTDEEYR
- a CDS encoding CYTH domain-containing protein produces the protein MKHLEIELKTLLKKDEYDRLKDQFTGVTPVLQKNYYIDTPDFELREKKVAMRIRTFEDWAELTLKVPQSVGNMEYNQKLQLKDAENYLSKEELPQGLVLDELAKHGIKTSEWQILGCLTTLRYEMQSAIGLMALDESQYFDITDYELELEVENHEQGKQDFQQFLEENQIDYQKAPSKLVRFVKSMKNS
- a CDS encoding ribose-phosphate diphosphokinase, encoding MSDRKNMKLFALNSNQEIAQKIAQAVGVPLGKLSSRQFSDGEIQVNIEESVRGYDVYIIQSTSFPVNNHLMELLIMVDACVRASAHSINVVLPYFGYARQDRIASPREPLTAKLVANMLVKAGVDRILTLDLHAVQVQGFFDIPVDNLFTVPLFAKHYCDKGLLGSDVVVVSPKNSGVKRARSLAEYLDAPIAIIDYPQDDATRNEGYIIGDVEGKKAILIDDILNTGRTFSEAAKIVEREGATEIYAVSSHGLFVEGAAELLDNTNIKEILVTDSVATKEKTPKNVCYITASKLIGDAIVRIHERKPVSPLFAYNKKK
- a CDS encoding cysteine desulfurase family protein, whose amino-acid sequence is MIYLDNAATTPMSAVAISAMTKVMQETHGNPSSIHGHGRQAGKLLREARQELAQLLGTKPQHIFFTSGGTEGNNTAIIGYCLRHQEQGKHIITTAIEHHAVLETIDYLVQHFGFEATIIQPENQEITAQQIQEALRDDTILVSTMFANNETGNLLPIAEIGQILKQHPAAYHVDAVQAIGKIPIHPEELGIDFLTASAHKFHGPKGIGFLYASSMDFDSYLHGGDQEQKKRAGTENLAAIVGMVAALKEDLEKQEEHFQHVQNLETAFLAELEGIQYYVNRGQHHLPYVLNIGFPDQKNDLLLLRLDLAGISISTGSACTAGIVQSSHVLEAMYRANSERLKESVRISLSPQNTVEDLQTLAKTLKEIIGG
- a CDS encoding DUF1831 domain-containing protein, yielding MAFEKTIQLKNCRYDYTLSPSVKKFTLKDNTFFETKVGNYELTRLLEKVPNSGEGFQLKIIINKELTGAKINITDKFGLRLVDIFKSEDHHIHQEKFYFLMDSLVERGVFTKSER
- a CDS encoding DUF4649 family protein codes for the protein MFELTYKDSYHVERTLKYEDYEALMLALSGCVTLPDTLYVTSLTFNSQKIYQGLVGDLYRFLSHTDFLHQN